The Pseudomonas wenzhouensis genome has a segment encoding these proteins:
- a CDS encoding DUF4197 domain-containing protein yields the protein MLRLTTFAAGLLLSANVFALSLSDLSQQDASGGLKDALIQGAQVAVRQLGTPGGFSNNPDVRIELPGKLGKAAKTMKMMGMGAQVDQLEASMNKAAEAAVPQAQALLVDAVKKMTVADAKAILSGPQDSATQYLNKSSREQIRAKFLPIVKQATDQVGLAQQYNAFAGQAASFGVVDAKSSTVESYVTEQALEGLFEMIAKQEAGIRQNPAGAATSLAKKVFGAL from the coding sequence ATGCTGCGCCTCACCACGTTCGCCGCTGGCCTGCTGCTTTCGGCCAACGTCTTCGCCCTGTCCCTCTCCGACCTCAGCCAGCAGGACGCCAGTGGCGGCCTCAAGGATGCGCTGATCCAGGGTGCACAAGTCGCCGTCAGGCAACTGGGCACGCCCGGTGGCTTCAGCAACAACCCGGACGTGCGTATCGAGCTGCCTGGCAAACTCGGCAAGGCCGCCAAGACCATGAAGATGATGGGCATGGGCGCCCAGGTCGATCAGCTCGAAGCGAGCATGAACAAGGCCGCCGAAGCGGCGGTACCGCAAGCCCAGGCGCTGCTGGTCGACGCCGTGAAAAAGATGACCGTGGCCGATGCCAAGGCGATTCTCAGTGGCCCGCAGGATTCGGCCACGCAGTACCTGAACAAGAGCAGCCGCGAACAGATCCGCGCCAAGTTCCTGCCCATCGTCAAGCAGGCCACCGACCAGGTCGGTCTGGCCCAGCAGTACAACGCCTTCGCCGGCCAGGCAGCCAGCTTTGGCGTGGTCGACGCCAAGAGCAGCACGGTGGAAAGCTACGTGACCGAGCAGGCGCTCGAAGGCCTGTTCGAGATGATCGCCAAGCAGGAAGCCGGCATCCGCCAGAATCCGGCCGGTGCTGCCACCAGCCTGGCGAAGAAGGTCTTCGGGGCGCTCTGA